One genomic window of Denticeps clupeoides chromosome 14, fDenClu1.1, whole genome shotgun sequence includes the following:
- the ppp1r13bb gene encoding protein phosphatase 1, regulatory subunit 13Bb isoform X2, with product MILTVYLSDGDQAVTEVPITPETTCRDVVEFCKEPGEGGCHLAEVWRGNERAIPFDHMMYEHLQKWGSRKQEVKFYLRHEDSPGESDQGSQQSQEHANRRIASVSEKYTENGVGNPRVELTLSELQEMATRQQQQIEAQQQMLVAKEQRLRYLKQQERRQQQAVSETEKLQRLKERVDTQEAKLKKIRAMRGQVDYSKVINGNLSAEIEHISGLFQEKQAELQAAVLRVEQLSQQLEDLRRGKLNGLQGLGGQVTGTAALELRKLYQELQIRNKLNQEQNSKLQQQKELLNKRNMEVTLMDKRIGELRDRLYKKKAEARQKENMPLNRVNGPPSPQPAPGISGRVAAVGPYIQVPVPGRQEGGYMLPPEPLKPQSLGINAPINHARSKSDGVIKAPGPWKISDLDIIVDPVPTSPPEPWPGPGAPSSSSSSCMAGPDGASPNDAGWPTLSKGITSLKPPDWKDAAVDSPGQMGSPASTPADKDGCKMLGPPPPITKPQPPPYGAHTSAHPNSGILSSANSGSTSSLELRKDCPPRPLPNPPGGAPNALPPVPAWPRVPPSQGSSSQQIQQRISVPPSPTFQPSSPLFPPGERPDPPLAVAVRPFIPDKGSRPQSPRKGPPTMNSSSIYHMYLQQGASKNYPLKSAVKALYGKPLLPASSSSTPPSPLPFVQTSGSFPVLTGASGDDCDGDLEIQAIGHPEGTPPPPPSVDLIPRPLSPTKLTPMVHSPMRYQSDADLEVLRKKLANAPRPLKKRSSITEPEGPSGPNIQKLLYQRFNTLAGGMESEGVVGGGGGGIGGTPFYQPSSSPGEALADANNGNPPSETSGVGLATAVVAEGTGPELPQGDANDNQPLPSVTETPPVLVLDSTQDDDNNNPAAPSATLPSPVPEAPSPEETGTSPSQPTEKRSNLKKPDSARTGHGLRVKFNPLALLLDASLEGEFDLVQRIIYEVENPSKPNDEGITPLHNAVCAGHHHIVKFLLDFGVNVNAADSDGWTPLHCAASCNSVHLCKQLVESGAAIFATTISDVETAADKCEEMEEGYIQCSQFLYSVQEKLGVMNKGAVYALWDYEAQNADELSFHEGDAITILRCKDDNETAWWWARLNDKEGYVPRNLLGLYPRIKPRQRSLA from the exons GTGGGGAACCCTCGCGTGGAGCTGACCCTTTCAGAGCTGCAGGAGATGGCCAcacggcagcagcagcagatagAGGCGCAGCAACAGATGCTCGTCGCTAAG GAGCAGCGCCTGCGCTACCTCAAGCAGCAggagcggcggcagcagcaggccGTGTCCGAGACGGAGAAGCTGCAGCGGCTGAAGGAGCGCGTGGACACCCAGGAGGCCAAGCTGAAGAAAATCCGTGCCATGAGGGGTCAGGTGGACTACAGCAAAGTCATCAACGGCAACCTGT CTGCTGAGATCGAGCACATCAGCGGCCTGTTCCAGGAGAAGCAGGCGGAGCTGCAGGCGGCTGTTTTACGGGTGGAGCAGCTCAGCCAGCAGCTGGAGGATCTGCGACGCGGGAAACTCAACGGCCTGCAGGGGCTGGGGGGACAGGTCACCGGCACAGCCGCTCTGGAGCTCAGGAAACTCTACCAGGAGctgcag ATTCGTAACAAGCTGAACCAGGAGCAGAACAGCAAGctacagcagcagaaggagCTGCTGAACAAGCGCAACATGGAAGTGACGTTGATGGACAAACGTATCGGGGAGCTGCGCGACCGCCTCTACAAGAAAAAAGCTGAGGCACGTCAAAAAGAGAACATGCCT CTGAATCGGGTGAACGGCCCACCCTCTCCGCAGCCAGCCCCAGGCATTTCGGGGCGTGTGGCCGCTGTGGGGCCTTACATTCAGGTACCCGTACCAGGCCGACAGGAGGGGGGCTACATGCTGCCACCAGAGCCCCTCAAACCCCAATCACTAGGCATTAACGCTCCCATCAACCACGCCCGCTCCAAATCAG ACGGAGTGATAAAGGCCCCCGGCCCCTGGAAGATCTCTGATTTAGACATCATAGTGGACCCGGTCCCGACGTCCCCTCCAGAGCCCTGGCCGGGCCCCGGggccccttcctcctcctcctcgtcctgcatGGCGGGGCCGGACGGAGCCTCTC ctaatGATGCTGGATGGCCTACCCTCAGCAAAGGAATCACCTCTCTGAAGCCTCCCGACTGGAAAGACGCAGCCGTGGACAGTCCTGGCCAGATGGGCTCCCCAGCTAGCACTCCTGCAGATAAG GATGGTTGCAAAATGTTGGGTCCCCCACCACCCATTACTAAGCCACAGCCTCCTCCATATGGCGCCCACACCAGTGCTCACCCCAACTCAGGCATCCTCTCCTCGGCCAACTCCGGCTCCACCAGCTCTCTCGAGCTTCGTAAAGACTGCCCGCCCCGGCCGCTCCCCAACCCCCCCGGCGGTGCCCCCAATGCCCTCCCTCCTGTCCCCGCCTGGCCCAGAGTGCCCCCCAGCCAGGGCTCCTCCTCGCAGCAGATCCAGCAGCGCATCTCCGTTCCCCCCAGTCCCACCTTCCAGCCCAGCTCGCCCCTCTTCCCGCCTGGGGAGAGACCTGACCCACCTTTAGCTGTGGCAGTGCGGCCTTTTATCCCAGATAAGGGCTCGCGGCCGCAGTCACCCCGTAAAGGCCCTCCCACCATGAACTCCAGCTCCATCTACCACATGTACCTGCAGCAGGGAGCATCCAAGAACTACCCTCTcaagtctgcagttaaagcat TGTATGGCAAGCCGCTCCTGCCTGCCAGCTCCAGTTCCACCCCTCCATCTCCCCTGCCCTTTGTTCAGACTTCAGGGTCCTTCCCGGTGCTCACTGGCGCCTCTGGTGATGACTGTGATGGGGACCTCGAGATTCAGGCCATTGGGCATCCCGAGGGCACCCCGCCTCCTCCCCCCAGCGTGGACCTCATCCCACGGCCCCTCAGCCCAACCAAGCTGACACCCATGGTTCACTCGCCAATGCGCTATCAGAGCGATGCTGATCTGGAGGTCCTCCGCAAGAAGCTGGCAAACGCGCCTCGCCCACTGAAGAAGCGCAGCTCCATCACTGAGCCCGAGGGTCCCAGCGGCCCCAACATCCAGAAGCTGCTGTACCAGCGCTTCAACACGCTGGCAGGGGGCATGGAGAGTGAAGGGGTGGTTGGCGGTGGTGGAGGTGGCATCGGAGGGACGCCATTTTACCAGCCAAGCTCGTCACCAGGCGAAGCGCTCGCCGATGCCAACAATGGAAATCCTCCCTCAGAAACATCCGGGGTGGGCCTCGCCACTGCAGTCGTCGCCGAGGGGACGGGCCCAGAGCTGCCACAGGGTGACGCTAATGACAACCAACCACTGCCTTCAGTGACTGAGACCCCACCCGTTCTAGTGCTGGACTCTACTCAGGATGACGACAACAACAACCCAGCCGCGCCTTCTGCCACCCTGCCCAGCCCTGTACCTGAAGCTCCCTCACCAGAAGAGACAGGGACTTCCCCCTCACAGCCCACG GAGAAGCGCAGCAACCTGAAGAAGCCTGACTCTGCGAGGACGGGCCACGGACTCCGGGTCAAGTTCAACCCACTGGCTCTGCTGCTGGACGCCTCGCTGGAGGGGGAGTTTGACTTGGTGCAGAGGATCATCTATGAG GTTGAAAACCCCAGTAAGCCCAACGATGAGGGCATCACTCCCCTGCACAATGCTGTGTGTGCTGGACATCACCACATCGTCAAGTTCCTGCTCGACTTCGGCGTCAACGTTAATGCTGCTGACAGCGATGGCTG GACTCCGCTGCACTGCGCTGCCTCCTGTAACAGTGTGCACCTGTGCAAGCAGCTGGTGGAGTCGGGGGCGGCCATCTTTGCCACCACAATCAGTGACGTGGAGACGGCGGCCGACAAGTGTGAAGAGATGGAGGAGGGATACATCCAGTGCTCCCAATTCCTCTACA GTGTTCAGGAGAAGCTGGGGGTGATGAATAAGGGCGCGGTCTACGCACTGTGGGATTACGAGGCTCAGAACGCAGACGAACTCTCCTTCCACGAGGGCGACGCCATCACCATCCTGCGCTGCAAAGACGACAACGAGACGGCCTGGTGGTGGGCACGCCTCAATGACAAAGAGGGTTATGTGCCACGCAACCTGCTGGGG CTATATCCCAGAATAAAGCCACGTCAGCGATCCCTGGCATAG
- the ppp1r13bb gene encoding protein phosphatase 1, regulatory subunit 13Bb isoform X5 yields MATRQQQQIEAQQQMLVAKEQRLRYLKQQERRQQQAVSETEKLQRLKERVDTQEAKLKKIRAMRGQVDYSKVINGNLSAEIEHISGLFQEKQAELQAAVLRVEQLSQQLEDLRRGKLNGLQGLGGQVTGTAALELRKLYQELQIRNKLNQEQNSKLQQQKELLNKRNMEVTLMDKRIGELRDRLYKKKAEARQKENMPLNRVNGPPSPQPAPGISGRVAAVGPYIQVPVPGRQEGGYMLPPEPLKPQSLGINAPINHARSKSDGVIKAPGPWKISDLDIIVDPVPTSPPEPWPGPGAPSSSSSSCMAGPDGASPNDAGWPTLSKGITSLKPPDWKDAAVDSPGQMGSPASTPADKDGCKMLGPPPPITKPQPPPYGAHTSAHPNSGILSSANSGSTSSLELRKDCPPRPLPNPPGGAPNALPPVPAWPRVPPSQGSSSQQIQQRISVPPSPTFQPSSPLFPPGERPDPPLAVAVRPFIPDKGSRPQSPRKGPPTMNSSSIYHMYLQQGASKNYPLKSAVKALYGKPLLPASSSSTPPSPLPFVQTSGSFPVLTGASGDDCDGDLEIQAIGHPEGTPPPPPSVDLIPRPLSPTKLTPMVHSPMRYQSDADLEVLRKKLANAPRPLKKRSSITEPEGPSGPNIQKLLYQRFNTLAGGMESEGVVGGGGGGIGGTPFYQPSSSPGEALADANNGNPPSETSGVGLATAVVAEGTGPELPQGDANDNQPLPSVTETPPVLVLDSTQDDDNNNPAAPSATLPSPVPEAPSPEETGTSPSQPTEKRSNLKKPDSARTGHGLRVKFNPLALLLDASLEGEFDLVQRIIYEVENPSKPNDEGITPLHNAVCAGHHHIVKFLLDFGVNVNAADSDGWTPLHCAASCNSVHLCKQLVESGAAIFATTISDVETAADKCEEMEEGYIQCSQFLYSVQEKLGVMNKGAVYALWDYEAQNADELSFHEGDAITILRCKDDNETAWWWARLNDKEGYVPRNLLGLYPRIKPRQRSLA; encoded by the exons ATGGCCAcacggcagcagcagcagatagAGGCGCAGCAACAGATGCTCGTCGCTAAG GAGCAGCGCCTGCGCTACCTCAAGCAGCAggagcggcggcagcagcaggccGTGTCCGAGACGGAGAAGCTGCAGCGGCTGAAGGAGCGCGTGGACACCCAGGAGGCCAAGCTGAAGAAAATCCGTGCCATGAGGGGTCAGGTGGACTACAGCAAAGTCATCAACGGCAACCTGT CTGCTGAGATCGAGCACATCAGCGGCCTGTTCCAGGAGAAGCAGGCGGAGCTGCAGGCGGCTGTTTTACGGGTGGAGCAGCTCAGCCAGCAGCTGGAGGATCTGCGACGCGGGAAACTCAACGGCCTGCAGGGGCTGGGGGGACAGGTCACCGGCACAGCCGCTCTGGAGCTCAGGAAACTCTACCAGGAGctgcag ATTCGTAACAAGCTGAACCAGGAGCAGAACAGCAAGctacagcagcagaaggagCTGCTGAACAAGCGCAACATGGAAGTGACGTTGATGGACAAACGTATCGGGGAGCTGCGCGACCGCCTCTACAAGAAAAAAGCTGAGGCACGTCAAAAAGAGAACATGCCT CTGAATCGGGTGAACGGCCCACCCTCTCCGCAGCCAGCCCCAGGCATTTCGGGGCGTGTGGCCGCTGTGGGGCCTTACATTCAGGTACCCGTACCAGGCCGACAGGAGGGGGGCTACATGCTGCCACCAGAGCCCCTCAAACCCCAATCACTAGGCATTAACGCTCCCATCAACCACGCCCGCTCCAAATCAG ACGGAGTGATAAAGGCCCCCGGCCCCTGGAAGATCTCTGATTTAGACATCATAGTGGACCCGGTCCCGACGTCCCCTCCAGAGCCCTGGCCGGGCCCCGGggccccttcctcctcctcctcgtcctgcatGGCGGGGCCGGACGGAGCCTCTC ctaatGATGCTGGATGGCCTACCCTCAGCAAAGGAATCACCTCTCTGAAGCCTCCCGACTGGAAAGACGCAGCCGTGGACAGTCCTGGCCAGATGGGCTCCCCAGCTAGCACTCCTGCAGATAAG GATGGTTGCAAAATGTTGGGTCCCCCACCACCCATTACTAAGCCACAGCCTCCTCCATATGGCGCCCACACCAGTGCTCACCCCAACTCAGGCATCCTCTCCTCGGCCAACTCCGGCTCCACCAGCTCTCTCGAGCTTCGTAAAGACTGCCCGCCCCGGCCGCTCCCCAACCCCCCCGGCGGTGCCCCCAATGCCCTCCCTCCTGTCCCCGCCTGGCCCAGAGTGCCCCCCAGCCAGGGCTCCTCCTCGCAGCAGATCCAGCAGCGCATCTCCGTTCCCCCCAGTCCCACCTTCCAGCCCAGCTCGCCCCTCTTCCCGCCTGGGGAGAGACCTGACCCACCTTTAGCTGTGGCAGTGCGGCCTTTTATCCCAGATAAGGGCTCGCGGCCGCAGTCACCCCGTAAAGGCCCTCCCACCATGAACTCCAGCTCCATCTACCACATGTACCTGCAGCAGGGAGCATCCAAGAACTACCCTCTcaagtctgcagttaaagcat TGTATGGCAAGCCGCTCCTGCCTGCCAGCTCCAGTTCCACCCCTCCATCTCCCCTGCCCTTTGTTCAGACTTCAGGGTCCTTCCCGGTGCTCACTGGCGCCTCTGGTGATGACTGTGATGGGGACCTCGAGATTCAGGCCATTGGGCATCCCGAGGGCACCCCGCCTCCTCCCCCCAGCGTGGACCTCATCCCACGGCCCCTCAGCCCAACCAAGCTGACACCCATGGTTCACTCGCCAATGCGCTATCAGAGCGATGCTGATCTGGAGGTCCTCCGCAAGAAGCTGGCAAACGCGCCTCGCCCACTGAAGAAGCGCAGCTCCATCACTGAGCCCGAGGGTCCCAGCGGCCCCAACATCCAGAAGCTGCTGTACCAGCGCTTCAACACGCTGGCAGGGGGCATGGAGAGTGAAGGGGTGGTTGGCGGTGGTGGAGGTGGCATCGGAGGGACGCCATTTTACCAGCCAAGCTCGTCACCAGGCGAAGCGCTCGCCGATGCCAACAATGGAAATCCTCCCTCAGAAACATCCGGGGTGGGCCTCGCCACTGCAGTCGTCGCCGAGGGGACGGGCCCAGAGCTGCCACAGGGTGACGCTAATGACAACCAACCACTGCCTTCAGTGACTGAGACCCCACCCGTTCTAGTGCTGGACTCTACTCAGGATGACGACAACAACAACCCAGCCGCGCCTTCTGCCACCCTGCCCAGCCCTGTACCTGAAGCTCCCTCACCAGAAGAGACAGGGACTTCCCCCTCACAGCCCACG GAGAAGCGCAGCAACCTGAAGAAGCCTGACTCTGCGAGGACGGGCCACGGACTCCGGGTCAAGTTCAACCCACTGGCTCTGCTGCTGGACGCCTCGCTGGAGGGGGAGTTTGACTTGGTGCAGAGGATCATCTATGAG GTTGAAAACCCCAGTAAGCCCAACGATGAGGGCATCACTCCCCTGCACAATGCTGTGTGTGCTGGACATCACCACATCGTCAAGTTCCTGCTCGACTTCGGCGTCAACGTTAATGCTGCTGACAGCGATGGCTG GACTCCGCTGCACTGCGCTGCCTCCTGTAACAGTGTGCACCTGTGCAAGCAGCTGGTGGAGTCGGGGGCGGCCATCTTTGCCACCACAATCAGTGACGTGGAGACGGCGGCCGACAAGTGTGAAGAGATGGAGGAGGGATACATCCAGTGCTCCCAATTCCTCTACA GTGTTCAGGAGAAGCTGGGGGTGATGAATAAGGGCGCGGTCTACGCACTGTGGGATTACGAGGCTCAGAACGCAGACGAACTCTCCTTCCACGAGGGCGACGCCATCACCATCCTGCGCTGCAAAGACGACAACGAGACGGCCTGGTGGTGGGCACGCCTCAATGACAAAGAGGGTTATGTGCCACGCAACCTGCTGGGG CTATATCCCAGAATAAAGCCACGTCAGCGATCCCTGGCATAG